One Electrophorus electricus isolate fEleEle1 chromosome 10, fEleEle1.pri, whole genome shotgun sequence genomic region harbors:
- the LOC118242111 gene encoding uncharacterized protein LOC118242111 codes for MVEVSGPEGVIMVHRHWTTDDIMKVADGLSKPGDIGGRRFGQELMAFVQSCRPTQVELRRLLMIRLGPQYNRIDRNWGNGDVRLHLPEWNAPPQGQPDLNGPYREMIRGLIERVETAYPTTINTDVIASCKQKDDEPIADFLVRLTRVHTDHCGIDTPAQRAAGPGEVGAWEAHLRNSFLMNMRKDISDLIRKNCIGYSRAPLSTIEEHAKHHETILGKKDAKRERQRADTTHQAMLTLVQTVGDQGKGRGRENNRGRGRGHGRGRGRGKGRGGKNEWMEKQECYNCGKLGHFARNCPEEDNSYDGGTDLDPTIHE; via the coding sequence ATGGTGGAAGTGTcaggacctgagggagtgaTTATGGTCCACCGTCACTGGACTACAGACGACATCATGAAAGTGGCCGACGGcctgagcaagccaggtgatatcggcggacgacgcttcggacaagaactgatggcattcgtgcagtcctgcagaccaacacagGTTGAACTGAGACGGTTGTTGATGATTCGACTCGGACCACAGTATAATCGCATCGACAGAAACTGGGGGAATGGAGATGTCCGTCTCCATCTGCCGGAGTGGAATGCACCGCCCCAAGGCCAACCTGACCTAAATGGcccatacagagagatgataagagGACTCATCGAAAGGGTGGAAACGGCCTATCCTACCACCATCAACACCGACGTGATCGCATcatgcaaacagaaagatgACGAACCCATCGCTGACTTTCTCGTCCGTCTGACACGTGTCCACACTGACCATTGTGGCAttgacacaccagcacaacgAGCAGCAGGACCCGGAGAAGTAGGTGCGTGGGAAGCTCAtctgagaaacagcttcctAATGAATATGAGAAAAGACATCAGCGATCTCATTAGAAAAAACTGCATAGGCTATAGTAGAGCTCCCCTATCTACTATTGAGGAGCACGCCAAGCATCATGAGACGATCCTGGGAAAGAAAGACGCCAAACGAGAGCGTCAACGAGCAGATACCACGCACCAGGCAATGCTAACGCTAGTCCAGACGGTGGGAGACCAAGGGAAAGGTCGCGGACGAGAAAACAATCGTGGAAGGGGACGTGGCCATGGacgaggcagaggcagaggcaaaggaagaggagggaaaaaCGAGTGGATGGAAAAGCAGGAATGCTACAACTGTGGAAAGCTTGGACATTTTGCCAGAAACTGTCCGGAGGAGGATAACTCATATGACGGGGGCACAGACCTGGATCCCACTATCCACGAATGA